GCCATCATCTTCGCCTCCGCCTCGCACGCGGCGTGGTTCTCCGCGGCCAGCGCGGCGGCCTGCCGGCGGAGGCGCGTGGTGGCCGGCGAGCCGGGATAGTCGCGCTCGAGGCCGGCGATCTGCCGGTCCACGACCAGGAGCAGGTCCACGGCCTTCGCGTACTCGCCGCGGTCTTTGTGAAAGCGTGCTACGCCCAGGTCGTCCGTCACGCGCTGGAGCGCACCCGCTGGCTGCGCGGGAACGGGCCGGCGCGGTGGCGTGGAGCTCGACCGCGGCGGAGCAGGGAGACGGAACGGTGCGGGCGGCGCGGCGGCAGCTCGGGCCGGTTTCGGCGCCGCCAGGACCACGCGCCGGGGGGCCGGACGCGCGGGATGGGTGGATCGGGATGCGGCAAGCTGTTCACGGCGCGCGGAACTGCTCTCCGTCCGCGCAGGGGTGACCGGGTGCCTCGTGCCATGCGTCTCGGCGGCCGCGCGCTGGACGGTCGAGTCATCGAGGGGCGGATTCACGACGGGCGGCGTTCCGACGTCGGAGATCCGCTGGGGCTCCGAATCCGGGAGAGCGGAGACGGCGGCGTAGAGCGTGTCCATGCGGAGCACCCGCGCCGGCCTGGACGCCGAAGCCGTGTCGGTGGATGGACGAGCACGCGACGCACGCGGAGGCGCGGCGAGTGCCCATCCCACGAGCGCGGCTCCCACGGCGCCGAGCGCCAGCCCTGCGTGCCGCGCCCTGGCGTCGCCCGTCCGCGACCGCAGCAGGCCGACGGCGATGCACACGGCCGCGGCGAGCCAGACGGTGGCCGCGTCGAAAGGCAGAGGAGGGACGTTCACGGTCGCGCTCGCCTAGCGCAGGCCGACGTGCGACGGAGCGTGCCAGCCGAGGCCCAGGTAGAGCCGCAAGCTGTTGACGGTCGCGCGCTCGCCGTCGGGCAGCGCGCTCTCGTGCCCGTCCACCGTGACGCGCGTGAGCGTCCCCCGCATCCCGCGCAGGCTGATCTCCAGGTGCGACGAGGGCGAGATCGCGGACTGGAACCCGATCGCGCCGCTGACCGCCCGCCCGGTGTACTCCACCGTGCCCGTCTGGCCGCCGACCAGCGCGTCGTCGAACGTCGTGCCGAAGTTGGCGGCACCCACGTCGGCGTAGACCCGGGCCGGCTCGCGATGGCCGTTCAGGAAGAAGCGGCCGCCCAGCTCGCCCGTAACCAGGTCGTAGTGCCGGCTCTTCTTTGTGATCCAGTCGAAGTCCGCGTGGGCGTACACGCCCAGGTGGCCGGCCACGGCGTAGCCCGCGTCGATCCCCAACCCGTGGCCTATGTCGGTGCCCTTCACGCCTTCCTGCCGCGCCGCCGATCCCGCGTACCCGCCGCCGATCCAGAAGCCGTGGCTGGCGAACGGGCTCCGCAGCACCCCGTGGCCGACGAAGTCCTGGTCGCGCTTCCGGCGCCGCGCCCCGGCCTCGTCCACGGTGGTGTCGGCCGGCGGAGGTGCGGGGTGTGCCGGCGTGAGCGTGCTGCACTGTCCGGGAGCCCGCAGCGCCTCGCGCAGCTCCGCCGTGGCGCCGGCTTCCTGGAGACGCGCCAGCGCGGCGTCGTCGGGCGCGAAGTGGATGCAGCGCGACCGCGCCAGCTCCAGCACCCGCGCGCTGCTCACGTG
The window above is part of the Longimicrobiaceae bacterium genome. Proteins encoded here:
- a CDS encoding outer membrane beta-barrel protein, with product MIRRTLTLCALLLPLLATRAAAQAYGITLNEMVELLRSHVSSARVLELARSRCIHFAPDDAALARLQEAGATAELREALRAPGQCSTLTPAHPAPPPADTTVDEAGARRRKRDQDFVGHGVLRSPFASHGFWIGGGYAGSAARQEGVKGTDIGHGLGIDAGYAVAGHLGVYAHADFDWITKKSRHYDLVTGELGGRFFLNGHREPARVYADVGAANFGTTFDDALVGGQTGTVEYTGRAVSGAIGFQSAISPSSHLEISLRGMRGTLTRVTVDGHESALPDGERATVNSLRLYLGLGWHAPSHVGLR